TGTCAGCGAGATTACTCAACTCGTGTCTAGGGATTTACGCGGCTTTGCCTTCACGGTGGATGCCTCAAACGCATAGCTTGAAGATGGTCTCTGCGTTTCAGGTGTTTAATGGGATAAGCCCTTTAGTGAAATTCTCACACTTTACAGCGAATCAGGCGATTCAAGAAGCGTTTGAGAAAGAAGACAGTGTACACATCATTGATTTAGACATCATGCAGGGACTTCAATGGCCTGGTTTATTCCACATTCTTGCTTCTAGACCTGGAGGACCTCCTCACGTGCGTCTCACGGGACTTGGTACTTCCATGGAAGCTCTTCAGGCTACTGGGAAACGTCTTTCGGATTTCGCGGATAAGCTTGGTCTACCTTTTGAGTTCTGTCCTTTAGCTGAGAAAGTTGGAAACTTGGACACTGAGAGACTCAATGTGAGGAAGAGAGAAGCTGTTGCTGTTCACTGGCTTCAACATTCTCTTTATGATGTTACTGGCTCTGATGCACACACTCTCTGGTTACTCCAAAGGTAATAATAAAACATTCACTACCTTTGactatataaattgtttaagaTTATTGTAGAGAGATGTTTTAAaaagtggtttttttttgggttaatgaTTTGGGAATGAACAGATTAGCTCCTAAAGTTGTGACAGTAGTTGAACAAGACCTGAGCCATGCTGGTTCCTTCTTAGGAAGATTTGTGGAAGCAATACATTACTACTCAGCACTGTTTGATTCGTTGGGAGCAAGCTACGGCgaagagagtgaagagagaCATGTGGTGGAGCAGCAGCTATTATCGAAAGAGATACGGAATGTATTGGCCGTGGGAGGACCGTCTAGGAGCGGGGAAGTGAAGTTTGAGAGCTGGAGGGAGAAAATGCAACAATGTGGGTTTAAAGGTATATCTTTAGCTGGCAATGCAGCTACACAAGCGACTCTTCTGCTTGGAATGTTTCCTTCGGATGGTTACACTTTGGTTGATGATAATGGTACGCTGAAGCTTGGATGGAAAGATCTTTCCTTACTCACTGCTTCAGCTTGGACGCCTcgttcttagttttttttttctctctttgtcacAAACAATGCCCATAAATAGATTTTACCTgggtttacttttttcttttttcttggttatgttTTTAAAAGAGAGGATTCTTACTTAAGTTATTGTCTCACTCGCACTCTGTATTGGTTACCTCACTGGTGGAAT
The sequence above is drawn from the Camelina sativa cultivar DH55 chromosome 4, Cs, whole genome shotgun sequence genome and encodes:
- the LOC104781286 gene encoding protein SCARECROW isoform X2, which translates into the protein MSVQPMEQDSSSSSASPTVWVDAIIRDLIHSSTSVSIPQLIQNVRDIIFPCNPNLGALLEYRLRSLMLLDPSSSSDPSPQSFEPLYQISNNPSPPVTQHQQQQQQHQQQHQQQQPQQQHKTPPPPPIQQQERENSSTDAPPQPETVTTTTATITNTAEALRERKEEIKRQKQDEEGLHLLTLLLQCAEAVSADNLEEANKLLLEISQLSTPYGTSAQRVAAYFSEAMSARLLNSCLGIYAALPSRWMPQTHSLKMVSAFQVFNGISPLVKFSHFTANQAIQEAFEKEDSVHIIDLDIMQGLQWPGLFHILASRPGGPPHVRLTGLGTSMEALQATGKRLSDFADKLGLPFEFCPLAEKVGNLDTERLNVRKREAVAVHWLQHSLYDVTGSDAHTLWLLQRLAPKVVTVVEQDLSHAGSFLGRFVEAIHYYSALFDSLGASYGEESEERHVVEQQLLSKEIRNVLAVGGPSRSGEVKFESWREKMQQCGFKGISLAGNAATQATLLLGMFPSDGYTLVDDNGTLKLGWKDLSLLTASAWTPRS